One stretch of Streptomyces hygroscopicus DNA includes these proteins:
- a CDS encoding membrane protein codes for MSDATSTEGITDQADIPALPEPQVRERPARNVSGGLALLGGLAGLAGGVGLIFAGAAVASDHKGAGSTLLIVSGIVVIIAAILTMCGLNTIAPGEARVVQLFGRYRGTIRTDGLRWVNPLTSREKISTRVRNHETAILKVNDAYGNPIELAAVVVWRVEDTAQAMFEVDDFLEFVSTQTEAAVRHIAIEYPYDAHDEDALSLRGNAEEITEKLAVELHARVEAAGVRIIESRFTHLAYAPEIASAMLQRQQAGAVVAARRQIVDGAVGMVEAALARITEEEIVTLDEERKAAMVSNLMVVLCGDRSPQPVLNTGTLYQ; via the coding sequence ATGTCCGACGCCACCTCCACCGAGGGCATCACCGACCAGGCCGACATACCGGCCCTTCCGGAGCCGCAGGTCCGGGAGCGGCCCGCACGCAACGTCAGCGGCGGGCTGGCCCTGCTCGGGGGCCTGGCGGGACTCGCGGGCGGCGTCGGCCTGATCTTCGCGGGGGCCGCCGTCGCCTCCGACCACAAGGGCGCCGGGTCCACGCTGCTGATCGTCTCCGGCATCGTGGTGATCATCGCCGCGATCCTCACCATGTGCGGCCTCAACACGATCGCGCCCGGTGAGGCCCGGGTGGTCCAGCTCTTCGGCCGCTACCGCGGCACCATCCGCACCGACGGGCTGCGCTGGGTGAACCCGCTCACCAGCCGGGAGAAGATCTCCACCCGGGTGCGCAACCACGAGACCGCGATCCTCAAGGTCAACGACGCCTACGGCAACCCGATCGAGCTCGCCGCGGTCGTCGTCTGGCGGGTCGAGGACACCGCCCAGGCGATGTTCGAGGTGGACGACTTCCTGGAGTTCGTCTCCACCCAGACCGAGGCCGCGGTGCGGCATATCGCCATCGAGTACCCGTACGACGCCCATGACGAGGACGCCCTCTCGCTGCGCGGCAACGCCGAGGAGATCACCGAGAAGCTCGCCGTCGAACTGCACGCCCGGGTCGAGGCGGCCGGGGTCCGCATCATCGAATCGCGCTTCACCCACCTCGCCTACGCCCCGGAGATCGCCTCCGCGATGCTCCAGCGCCAGCAGGCGGGCGCGGTGGTGGCGGCCCGCCGGCAGATCGTGGACGGCGCGGTCGGCATGGTCGAGGCGGCGCTGGCCCGGATCACCGAGGAGGAGATCGTGACACTGGACGAGGAGCGCAAGGCCGCGATGGTCAGCAATCTGATGGTGGTGCTCTGCGGGGACCGCTCCCCGCAGCCCGTTCTGAACACGGGCACGCTGTACCAGTGA
- a CDS encoding glycosyl transferase family 51 produces the protein MGRAEERRARQKGARRAKRAAKSGGIRRFFTWKWVLGYVLGFCALLVGAFFVLYLWVDVPPANAAAKAEANIYKYSDGSIMAKTGEVNRESVPLSKIPKKVQHTFVAAENKDFFSDSGVSFTGTARGLINTALGRGKQGGSTITQQYVKNYYLSQEQTVSRKLKELVISLKVDQQKSKDYILAGYINTSYYGRGAYGIQAAARAYYDKDVEELSVEQGAYLASVLQAPSQYDWSAAGPKGKKLVKARWNYVLDNMVEKDWLPGSEREGMKFPVPIEPRPIPGLDGQAGYFIKAAEAELVKAGVDENEFGAGGWTVTLNIDKKKQEALEKAVRTELTSKLDPKKRKVDGDAQVGAVSVDPKSGGIVAMYGGAGATEHYFNNATRPDYQPASTFKPLILAAGLENGSTTQDGTPITASTVYDGTSKRPVKGSITGFAPPNEDNKSYGPISVQKAMNNSVNSVFAQMAVDVGLDKVKSTAIDLGMSKDAGGFDVRPAMSLGVMGASPKEMAGVYATLDNHGKKVTPAIVKSAEKGDERPELPDPTNGQAISRGAADSVTSVLTGVVDDGTGQAVRQQGQAVAGKTGTSDDNKSAWFSGYTPDLVTSVGMFGESKDGGKQVSLKGTAGGGRVNGGDFPARIWAAYTQAALNGKKASKFDLDTDMGAAVKPPPSPSSSDTSESPSSSPSSSPSNSESPSSSPSSSPSDSGSPSATSSGSPSAPGSPSAPDPSTSSSADDGAGFLRRDQQ, from the coding sequence ATGGGTAGAGCGGAAGAGCGACGCGCGCGGCAGAAGGGCGCTCGCCGGGCCAAGCGGGCGGCGAAGTCGGGGGGCATACGCCGCTTCTTCACCTGGAAATGGGTGCTCGGTTACGTCCTGGGGTTCTGCGCGTTGCTCGTCGGGGCGTTCTTCGTCCTCTATCTGTGGGTCGATGTTCCGCCCGCCAACGCCGCGGCCAAGGCGGAGGCGAACATCTACAAGTACAGCGACGGCTCGATCATGGCGAAGACGGGCGAAGTCAACCGTGAGTCCGTACCGCTGTCCAAGATCCCCAAGAAGGTGCAGCACACCTTTGTCGCCGCCGAGAACAAGGACTTCTTCAGCGACTCCGGCGTCTCGTTCACCGGCACCGCCCGCGGTCTCATCAACACCGCGCTGGGCCGGGGCAAGCAGGGTGGTTCGACCATCACCCAGCAGTACGTCAAGAACTACTACCTGAGCCAGGAACAGACCGTCAGCCGCAAGCTGAAGGAACTGGTGATCTCGCTCAAGGTCGACCAGCAGAAGTCCAAGGACTACATCCTCGCGGGCTACATCAACACCAGCTACTACGGCCGCGGCGCCTACGGCATCCAGGCCGCCGCCCGCGCGTACTACGACAAGGACGTCGAGGAGCTCAGCGTCGAGCAGGGCGCCTATCTCGCGTCGGTGCTCCAGGCGCCCAGCCAGTACGACTGGTCGGCGGCGGGGCCCAAGGGCAAGAAACTGGTGAAGGCCCGCTGGAACTACGTCCTGGACAACATGGTCGAGAAGGACTGGCTGCCGGGGAGCGAGCGCGAGGGCATGAAGTTCCCCGTGCCCATCGAGCCCCGCCCCATCCCGGGCCTCGACGGCCAGGCCGGCTACTTCATCAAGGCCGCCGAGGCCGAGCTGGTCAAGGCCGGGGTGGACGAGAACGAGTTCGGGGCCGGCGGCTGGACGGTCACCCTCAACATCGACAAGAAGAAGCAGGAGGCGCTGGAGAAGGCGGTCCGCACCGAGCTGACGTCCAAGCTGGACCCGAAGAAGCGCAAGGTCGACGGCGATGCCCAGGTGGGCGCGGTCTCGGTGGACCCCAAGTCCGGTGGCATCGTGGCGATGTACGGCGGCGCCGGCGCGACTGAGCACTACTTCAACAACGCCACCCGCCCGGATTACCAGCCCGCCTCCACTTTCAAGCCGCTGATCCTGGCCGCGGGGCTGGAGAACGGCTCCACCACGCAGGACGGCACCCCGATCACGGCGAGCACCGTCTACGACGGCACCAGCAAGCGGCCGGTCAAGGGCTCGATCACCGGCTTCGCCCCGCCGAACGAGGACAACAAGTCCTACGGCCCCATCTCCGTCCAGAAGGCGATGAACAACTCCGTCAACTCCGTCTTCGCGCAGATGGCGGTGGACGTGGGCCTGGACAAGGTGAAGAGCACCGCCATCGACCTGGGCATGAGCAAGGACGCGGGCGGCTTCGACGTGCGCCCCGCGATGTCGCTGGGCGTGATGGGCGCCAGCCCCAAGGAGATGGCCGGGGTCTACGCGACCCTCGACAACCACGGCAAGAAGGTCACCCCGGCGATCGTGAAGTCCGCCGAGAAGGGCGATGAGCGGCCCGAGTTGCCCGATCCCACCAACGGCCAGGCGATCAGCCGGGGCGCCGCCGACTCCGTCACCTCCGTCCTCACCGGGGTGGTCGACGACGGCACCGGTCAGGCGGTGCGGCAGCAGGGCCAGGCGGTCGCGGGCAAGACCGGCACCTCGGACGACAACAAGTCGGCCTGGTTCTCCGGCTACACCCCCGACCTGGTCACCTCGGTCGGCATGTTCGGCGAGTCGAAGGACGGCGGCAAGCAGGTCTCGCTCAAGGGCACCGCGGGCGGTGGCCGCGTCAACGGCGGTGACTTCCCGGCCCGGATCTGGGCCGCGTACACCCAGGCCGCGCTGAACGGTAAGAAGGCCTCGAAGTTCGACCTGGACACCGACATGGGGGCGGCGGTCAAGCCGCCCCCGTCGCCGAGTTCGAGTGACACCTCGGAGTCGCCGTCGTCCAGCCCGTCGTCGTCCCCGTCCAATAGCGAGTCGCCCTCGTCGTCCCCGTCGTCCTCCCCGTCCGACAGCGGGTCGCCCTCCGCCACGTCCTCGGGGTCGCCGTCCGCCCCGGGCTCCCCGAGCGCACCCGACCCGTCGACGTCGTCCTCGGCCGACGACGGCGCCGGCTTCCTCCGCAGAGACCAGCAGTGA
- a CDS encoding manganese transporter NRAMP — MGAHVPKLVSPITGQSEASGADRYAFPQDEANLARWRVWWRRANTEHIVSFFVVCLVTIGLMSMLAYETLFGRDDVENSPAFLRIQGDLLGQQVGDWLKIVFFAVATVSLWAASIGLLDVIGRVVSDFARRNYLRESAFWTEGRLYFAVVWAEVGIGSAILLSGVNQPIVLLTISTCTASVVTLVYSALLIRLNRRDLPAAIRLRGSRLGMMLLAIGFYGFFALAMLKSQIEANF; from the coding sequence ATGGGCGCCCATGTTCCCAAGCTGGTCTCCCCGATCACCGGCCAGTCGGAGGCGTCGGGCGCCGACCGCTACGCCTTCCCGCAGGACGAGGCGAATCTGGCCCGCTGGCGGGTGTGGTGGCGCCGGGCCAACACCGAGCACATCGTGTCGTTCTTCGTGGTCTGCCTGGTGACGATCGGGCTGATGAGCATGCTCGCGTACGAAACCCTCTTCGGACGCGACGACGTGGAGAACAGCCCGGCGTTCCTGCGGATCCAGGGCGATCTGCTGGGGCAGCAGGTGGGCGACTGGCTCAAGATCGTGTTCTTCGCGGTGGCCACGGTCTCGCTCTGGGCCGCCTCGATCGGTCTGCTCGACGTCATCGGACGGGTGGTCAGCGACTTCGCCAGGCGCAACTACCTGCGGGAGTCGGCCTTCTGGACCGAGGGGCGGCTGTATTTCGCGGTCGTATGGGCCGAGGTGGGCATCGGCTCGGCGATCCTGCTGTCCGGGGTGAACCAGCCGATCGTGCTGCTCACCATCTCCACCTGCACCGCCTCCGTCGTCACCCTCGTCTACTCGGCGCTGCTGATCCGGCTCAACCGCCGCGATCTGCCGGCCGCGATACGGCTGCGGGGGTCGCGGCTGGGCATGATGCTGCTGGCCATCGGCTTCTACGGCTTCTTCGCCCTCGCGATGCTGAAGAGCCAGATCGAGGCGAACTTCTGA
- a CDS encoding transposase yields MDRLREVAASFVAPGPTGVAIRDSLKGLTGRDQRVLRLVGGLLGSLASRDLKDRCAAGLDRDSEQWARRKRVLTGQSSSRWAGSITKATHDQWALARRGQLAYIQHLQAGIDMIARRLSLPVGTKGSKGSPGGYRSRQEWFAKSRRLHLLQGRLERERADRDAGRVRVVRGGRKLLRNRHNLQAARLTEAKWRVRWEAERWFLQADGESGKRYGNETIRVAPDGEVSIRLPAPLAGLANAPHGRYVLTCRIGFRHRGQQWADHVQANRAVAYRIHLDLERDRWYLTASWQIPPARMAPLEAVRSGGLIGVDTNADHLAAWRLDAHGNPVGAPRRFDYDLTGRAPHRDAQVRHALIRLLHWAKRHHLAIAIEDLNFQADTTREKHGRRKGFRRLLSGMPVSRLRSRLVSMAVELGITVVAVDPAYTSRWGAQHWQRPLTTKTRKTTRHDAAAVAIGRRALGRPIRRRTPPPPPHRSDAVGHRTVQAASGIPGREETRPRIPGPRTRSVAAGRGAKAGDQCAHNRSGHTAEHESLHQDSLPLSP; encoded by the coding sequence GTGGACAGGCTGCGCGAGGTGGCGGCGTCGTTCGTGGCGCCCGGTCCGACCGGGGTGGCCATCCGCGACAGCCTCAAGGGCCTGACCGGGCGGGACCAGAGGGTCCTGCGCCTGGTCGGTGGCCTGTTGGGCTCTCTGGCTTCCCGGGACCTGAAGGACCGCTGCGCGGCCGGGCTGGATCGCGATTCGGAGCAGTGGGCGCGGCGCAAGCGGGTTTTGACCGGCCAGTCCTCCTCACGCTGGGCGGGCAGCATCACCAAGGCCACTCACGACCAGTGGGCGCTGGCCCGACGCGGTCAGCTCGCCTACATCCAGCACCTCCAGGCGGGCATCGACATGATCGCTCGTCGGCTTTCGCTGCCGGTCGGGACGAAGGGTTCCAAGGGCTCGCCGGGTGGATACCGCTCCCGGCAGGAGTGGTTCGCCAAATCCCGGCGCCTGCATCTGCTCCAAGGCCGGCTTGAGCGGGAGCGGGCCGACCGTGATGCCGGACGCGTGCGTGTGGTACGCGGCGGAAGGAAGCTGCTGCGCAACCGGCACAACCTCCAAGCCGCCCGGCTGACCGAGGCAAAGTGGCGTGTGCGGTGGGAGGCCGAGCGCTGGTTCCTCCAAGCCGACGGCGAATCGGGGAAGCGGTACGGGAACGAGACGATCCGTGTCGCCCCTGACGGCGAGGTGAGCATCAGGCTCCCGGCGCCGCTGGCCGGGCTGGCGAACGCACCCCACGGCCGGTACGTGCTGACCTGCCGGATCGGCTTCCGGCACCGGGGCCAGCAGTGGGCCGACCACGTCCAGGCGAACCGTGCCGTGGCGTACCGCATCCACCTCGATTTGGAGCGTGACCGCTGGTACCTGACCGCCTCCTGGCAGATCCCGCCAGCCAGGATGGCGCCATTGGAGGCGGTGCGGTCCGGTGGGCTGATCGGTGTGGACACCAACGCCGACCACTTGGCTGCTTGGCGCCTGGACGCCCACGGCAATCCCGTCGGAGCACCGCGCAGATTCGACTACGACCTCACCGGTCGTGCACCGCACCGGGACGCACAAGTACGGCATGCCCTCATCCGCCTCCTGCACTGGGCCAAACGCCACCACTTGGCCATCGCGATCGAAGACCTGAACTTTCAAGCGGACACCACCCGCGAGAAGCACGGCCGGCGCAAGGGCTTCCGTCGGTTGCTTTCCGGCATGCCCGTGAGCAGGCTGCGCAGCAGGCTGGTGTCCATGGCCGTCGAGCTCGGCATCACCGTCGTGGCCGTCGATCCCGCCTACACCAGTCGCTGGGGCGCCCAGCACTGGCAGCGACCCCTGACCACGAAGACCCGCAAGACCACGCGCCACGACGCTGCCGCCGTGGCGATCGGACGGCGCGCCCTGGGACGCCCGATCCGGCGACGGACGCCACCGCCCCCACCGCACCGGAGCGATGCGGTGGGGCATCGGACCGTCCAGGCCGCATCGGGTATCCCCGGGCGTGAGGAAACCCGCCCCCGCATTCCCGGACCACGGACACGATCCGTCGCCGCCGGACGCGGAGCGAAAGCGGGGGACCAGTGTGCCCACAACCGTTCGGGGCACACGGCTGAGCACGAGTCCTTGCACCAGGACTCACTCCCGCTCAGTCCCTAG
- a CDS encoding TetR family transcriptional regulator: protein MSDQPPKNSRLRDAVRTQAEILDVATREFAERGYAGARVDEIAALTRTTKRMIYYYFGGKEQLYIKVLERAYTGIREAEQAVDVTGLDPAEAIRHLAELTFDHHTAHADFIRLVSIENIHRAEHLVKSETLAKAGTPVIDLISGILARGREQGVFRNDTDTDAVDVHMMISSFAVFPVANQHTFGTLFGRDPLDPKRRAHYRRMLGDMVVAYLSARS, encoded by the coding sequence ATGAGCGATCAGCCGCCGAAGAACAGCCGCCTCCGCGACGCCGTCCGCACCCAGGCCGAGATCCTGGACGTCGCGACCCGGGAATTCGCCGAGCGCGGCTACGCCGGGGCCCGCGTCGACGAGATAGCCGCACTCACCCGCACCACCAAGCGGATGATCTACTACTACTTCGGCGGCAAGGAGCAGCTCTACATCAAGGTCCTGGAGCGCGCCTACACCGGCATCCGCGAGGCCGAACAGGCCGTGGACGTCACCGGCCTGGACCCCGCCGAGGCCATCCGGCACCTGGCCGAGCTGACCTTCGACCACCACACCGCACACGCCGATTTCATCCGGCTGGTGTCCATCGAGAACATCCACCGGGCCGAGCACCTGGTCAAGTCCGAGACGCTGGCCAAGGCCGGTACCCCGGTGATCGACCTGATCTCCGGGATCCTCGCCCGCGGCCGTGAGCAGGGCGTCTTCCGGAACGACACCGACACCGACGCCGTCGACGTCCACATGATGATCAGCTCGTTCGCCGTCTTCCCGGTGGCCAACCAGCACACCTTCGGCACCCTCTTCGGCCGCGACCCCCTGGACCCGAAGCGCCGCGCCCACTACCGTCGGATGCTCGGCGACATGGTCGTGGCCTACCTCAGCGCGAGGTCCTGA
- a CDS encoding Ser/Thr phosphatase, with protein sequence MTEHPTSHNRRQAATSAAAPGAPAPDDAHGAVPDPRTAVRQTAAPGQEPGGGRPRPAEPRPVGAGPAGPAAHDGPPGPEGEPVPRARERGDAPQRGDGADRTGRGRRGRGGSGATGTDSAAGQGGAAAARGGGGRERRNTAESEHPAQPEHGTPEGEPVWDADRNAARGASGRPGGPSGGTGPDEQPPAAQSGGRGRGAARRGAGAGEHPERAGETTHAAAAAAGEVAYSAPEGGVPTVPPAGGTAAAEAATRDRGGDRLRFVGAATRRIARGIDLDEIVLGLCRATVPTFADAILVYLRDPLPVGDERPVGPVVLRLRRTDRIPLDPDTDSGRLSLLPSQPDLSPAVGGGPAAELCEVEAGGPLAEVLRGVRPVFGDSQAARAALPELLGEGPSVATGQRTVLAPLRGRRRVIGAAVFVRRPDRPPFEPDDLLVAAQLATHTALGVDKAVLYGREVYIADELQRTMLPDSLPQPTGVRLASRYLPAAETARVGGDWYDAIPLPGNRVALVVGDVMGHSMTSAAIMGQLRTTAQTLAGLDLPPQEVLHHLDEQAQRLGTDRMATCLYAVYDPVAHRIVVANAGHPPPILLHRGGRAEVLRVPPGAPIGVGGVDFEAVELDAPAGATLMLYTDGLVESRMRDVWTGIEQLRERLTATARLTGPNPPPLEPLCDEVLDMLGPGDRDDDVALLAARFEGIAPSDVAYWFLDPKAQTAGQARRLARRALARWDLDDLTDAVELLVSEVVTNAVRYAERPITLRLLRTDVLRCEVGDDVPQLPRLRQARPSDEGGRGLYLVNRMARRWGATRLSTGKVVWFELAMP encoded by the coding sequence GTGACGGAGCACCCCACCTCCCACAACAGGCGGCAGGCGGCCACCTCTGCCGCCGCCCCGGGCGCGCCCGCGCCCGACGACGCGCACGGCGCGGTCCCGGACCCGCGGACCGCCGTGCGGCAGACGGCTGCGCCCGGCCAGGAGCCCGGCGGCGGCCGCCCGCGTCCTGCCGAGCCCCGTCCGGTCGGCGCCGGCCCCGCGGGCCCGGCGGCCCATGACGGACCCCCGGGCCCCGAAGGGGAGCCCGTGCCGCGCGCCAGAGAGCGCGGCGACGCCCCCCAGCGCGGCGACGGCGCCGACCGGACGGGCCGCGGGCGCCGTGGCCGCGGCGGGAGCGGCGCCACCGGCACCGACAGCGCCGCTGGGCAGGGAGGCGCCGCCGCGGCGCGCGGCGGCGGAGGCAGGGAGCGCCGGAACACGGCGGAGAGCGAGCACCCGGCGCAGCCGGAGCACGGCACACCGGAGGGCGAGCCTGTGTGGGACGCGGATCGCAATGCCGCAAGAGGCGCGTCGGGCCGGCCCGGAGGGCCGAGCGGCGGCACCGGCCCCGATGAGCAGCCCCCGGCCGCCCAGAGCGGCGGCCGGGGCCGGGGAGCGGCGCGCCGGGGCGCCGGCGCGGGCGAGCACCCGGAGCGGGCCGGCGAGACCACCCACGCGGCGGCCGCCGCGGCGGGCGAGGTGGCGTACAGCGCGCCGGAGGGCGGAGTGCCCACGGTGCCGCCCGCGGGCGGCACCGCCGCCGCCGAGGCCGCCACGCGGGACCGGGGCGGCGACCGGCTGCGGTTCGTGGGGGCCGCGACCCGGCGGATCGCCCGCGGCATCGACCTCGACGAGATCGTGCTGGGCCTGTGCCGGGCCACCGTGCCCACCTTCGCCGACGCGATCCTGGTGTATCTGCGCGATCCGCTGCCGGTCGGCGACGAGCGCCCGGTCGGCCCGGTGGTGCTGCGGCTGCGCCGCACCGACCGGATCCCGCTGGACCCGGACACCGACAGCGGCCGGCTGTCGCTGCTGCCCTCCCAGCCGGATCTGTCGCCCGCCGTGGGCGGCGGCCCGGCCGCCGAGCTGTGCGAGGTGGAGGCGGGCGGTCCGCTGGCCGAGGTGCTGCGCGGGGTACGGCCGGTGTTCGGCGACTCGCAGGCGGCCCGCGCCGCGCTGCCGGAGCTGCTCGGCGAGGGCCCCTCGGTGGCGACCGGTCAGCGCACCGTACTGGCGCCGCTGCGCGGCCGCCGCCGAGTGATCGGCGCGGCCGTGTTCGTACGCCGCCCGGACCGGCCGCCGTTCGAACCGGACGATCTGCTGGTGGCCGCGCAGCTCGCCACCCACACCGCGCTCGGCGTCGACAAGGCGGTGCTGTACGGGCGCGAGGTGTACATCGCGGACGAGCTGCAGCGCACAATGCTGCCCGACTCGCTGCCGCAGCCCACCGGTGTCCGGCTGGCCAGCCGCTATCTGCCCGCGGCCGAGACCGCGCGGGTCGGCGGCGACTGGTACGACGCGATCCCGCTGCCGGGCAACCGGGTGGCGCTGGTGGTCGGCGATGTGATGGGCCATTCGATGACCTCCGCCGCGATCATGGGCCAGCTCCGCACCACCGCGCAGACCCTGGCCGGTCTCGATCTGCCGCCGCAGGAGGTGCTGCACCACCTCGACGAGCAGGCCCAGCGGCTGGGCACCGACCGCATGGCCACCTGCCTGTACGCGGTCTACGACCCGGTCGCGCACCGCATCGTGGTCGCCAACGCGGGCCATCCGCCGCCCATTCTGCTGCACCGGGGCGGCCGCGCCGAGGTGCTGCGGGTGCCGCCGGGGGCGCCGATCGGGGTCGGCGGGGTCGACTTCGAGGCGGTCGAGCTGGACGCCCCGGCCGGGGCCACCCTGATGCTCTACACCGACGGTCTTGTCGAATCGCGGATGCGCGATGTGTGGACCGGGATCGAGCAGTTGCGGGAGCGGCTGACCGCCACCGCCCGGCTCACCGGCCCCAACCCGCCGCCGCTGGAGCCGCTGTGCGACGAGGTGCTGGACATGCTCGGCCCCGGCGACCGCGACGACGACGTGGCGCTGCTCGCGGCCCGCTTCGAGGGCATCGCGCCCAGCGATGTCGCCTACTGGTTCCTGGACCCGAAGGCGCAGACCGCCGGGCAGGCGCGCCGACTGGCCCGCCGGGCGCTGGCCCGCTGGGACCTGGACGATCTGACGGACGCGGTGGAGCTGCTGGTCAGCGAGGTGGTGACCAACGCGGTGCGCTACGCCGAGCGGCCGATCACCCTGCGGCTGCTGCGCACGGACGTCCTGCGCTGCGAGGTCGGGGACGACGTCCCCCAGCTACCGCGGCTGCGCCAGGCCCGGCCGTCCGACGAGGGCGGGCGCGGGCTGTATCTGGTGAACCGGATGGCGCGGCGCTGGGGCGCGACCCGGCTGTCCACGGGCAAGGTCGTCTGGTTCGAGCTCGCGATGCCGTGA
- a CDS encoding methyltransferase: MSGEDACGDGYEGYEDFDRLALDRSGQADAFDTIGDRYDEAFPYKEGQIAAGQWLAESLPPGSRVLDVGCGTGLPTTRQLVDAGHEVVGIDISPGMLKLARDNVPEATFHHVDIVDLRVGGRYGPGGPRELGPFDGIAGYFTLLLLPRPEIPYALRTLHAVLRPEGLLGLGMVEADIDDFPIPFLGNSVRVSGYLRDELRQVVREAGFEIAGEDSHAYAPASTDVPPEIQLYLNCRRRA, translated from the coding sequence GTGAGCGGTGAGGACGCGTGCGGGGACGGTTACGAGGGCTACGAGGACTTCGACCGCCTCGCACTGGACCGCAGCGGTCAGGCGGACGCCTTCGACACCATCGGCGACCGCTATGACGAGGCCTTTCCGTACAAGGAGGGCCAGATCGCGGCCGGTCAGTGGCTGGCCGAATCGCTGCCGCCCGGCTCCCGGGTGCTCGACGTCGGCTGCGGTACGGGCCTGCCCACGACCCGTCAGCTTGTCGACGCGGGGCACGAGGTGGTCGGGATCGACATCTCCCCCGGGATGCTCAAGCTGGCCCGGGACAATGTGCCGGAGGCCACCTTCCACCATGTGGACATCGTCGATCTGCGGGTGGGCGGCCGGTACGGCCCGGGAGGCCCCCGGGAGCTCGGCCCCTTCGACGGCATCGCCGGCTACTTCACACTGCTGCTGCTGCCCCGCCCGGAGATCCCGTACGCACTGCGGACCCTGCACGCGGTGCTCAGACCCGAGGGGTTGCTGGGGCTGGGCATGGTGGAGGCGGACATCGACGACTTCCCCATCCCGTTCCTCGGCAACTCGGTCCGGGTATCCGGTTATCTGCGGGACGAGCTGCGCCAGGTCGTACGCGAAGCGGGCTTCGAGATCGCCGGGGAGGACTCACACGCGTACGCCCCGGCCAGCACGGACGTACCACCCGAGATCCAGCTCTATCTGAACTGCCGACGACGTGCCTGA
- a CDS encoding aspartate ammonia-lyase — protein MTDESHRDDSPQEGYRIEHDSMGEVRVPAHAKWRAQTQRAVENFPVSGQRLERAHIEALARIKGAAALVNADLGVVDKDIAGAIAEVAAQVAEGRWDDHFPVDVFQTGSGTSSNMNTNEVLATLATERLGRPVHPNDHVNASQSSNDVFPSSIHIAATAAVTRDLIPALAHLAEALERKAAEFAEVVKAGRTHLMDATPVTLGQEFGGYAAQVRYGIERLRAALPRLAELPLGGTAVGTGINTPPGFAAAVIAELARTTGLPLTEARNHFEAQGARDGLVETSGQLRTIAVGLTKISNDLRWMASGPRTGLAEIALPDLQPGSSIMPGKVNPVIPEATLMVAAQVTGNDTTVAMAGAAGNFELNVMLPVIAKNLLESIRLLTNVSRLLADRTIDGITANAERAREYAESSPSVVTPLNRYLGYEEAAKVAKRSLAERKTIRAVVLESGYVERGLLTVEQLDEALDVLRMTHP, from the coding sequence ATGACCGACGAGAGCCACCGCGACGACAGCCCCCAGGAGGGCTACCGCATCGAGCACGACTCGATGGGAGAGGTCAGGGTCCCGGCGCACGCCAAGTGGCGCGCCCAGACCCAGCGGGCGGTGGAGAACTTTCCCGTCAGCGGGCAGCGGCTGGAGCGGGCGCATATCGAGGCGCTGGCCCGGATCAAGGGCGCGGCCGCGCTGGTCAACGCGGATCTGGGCGTGGTGGACAAGGACATCGCGGGGGCGATCGCGGAGGTGGCGGCCCAGGTCGCCGAGGGGCGCTGGGACGATCACTTCCCGGTGGACGTCTTCCAGACCGGCTCCGGCACCTCGTCCAATATGAACACCAATGAGGTGCTGGCCACCCTCGCGACCGAGCGCCTGGGCCGCCCGGTGCACCCCAACGACCATGTCAACGCCAGCCAGTCCTCCAACGACGTCTTCCCCTCGTCGATCCACATCGCGGCCACCGCGGCCGTCACCCGCGATCTGATCCCGGCCCTGGCCCATCTGGCGGAGGCGCTGGAGCGCAAGGCGGCCGAGTTCGCGGAGGTGGTCAAGGCGGGGCGCACCCATCTGATGGACGCCACCCCGGTGACCCTGGGCCAGGAGTTCGGCGGCTACGCGGCCCAGGTGCGGTACGGGATCGAGCGGCTGCGCGCCGCGCTCCCCCGGCTGGCCGAGCTGCCGCTGGGCGGTACGGCGGTGGGCACCGGGATCAACACCCCGCCCGGGTTCGCCGCCGCCGTCATCGCCGAGCTGGCCCGCACCACCGGGCTGCCGCTGACCGAGGCCCGGAATCACTTCGAGGCGCAGGGCGCGCGGGACGGGCTGGTCGAGACGTCCGGGCAGCTGCGGACGATCGCGGTCGGCCTCACCAAGATCTCCAACGATCTGCGCTGGATGGCGTCGGGCCCCCGCACCGGGCTCGCCGAGATCGCGCTGCCCGACCTCCAGCCCGGCTCCTCGATCATGCCGGGGAAGGTCAACCCGGTGATCCCCGAGGCCACGCTGATGGTCGCGGCGCAGGTCACCGGCAATGACACCACCGTCGCCATGGCCGGGGCCGCCGGGAACTTCGAGCTCAATGTGATGCTCCCGGTGATCGCCAAGAATCTGCTGGAGTCGATCCGGCTGCTGACCAATGTCTCCCGGCTGCTCGCGGACCGCACGATCGACGGGATCACCGCCAACGCCGAGCGGGCCCGGGAGTACGCGGAGTCCTCGCCGTCCGTCGTCACCCCGCTCAACCGCTACCTCGGCTACGAGGAGGCGGCGAAGGTGGCCAAGCGGTCGCTGGCGGAGCGCAAGACCATCCGGGCGGTGGTGCTGGAGTCCGGCTATGTGGAGCGCGGGCTGCTGACCGTGGAGCAGCTCGACGAGGCGCTCGACGTGCTGCGCATGACGCATCCTTAG